A DNA window from Rossellomorea marisflavi contains the following coding sequences:
- a CDS encoding DUF350 domain-containing protein, which yields MEKIWENVLVKTAANYSVVILCLVLFLAVFELVTKYKNWEEIKKGNLAVGMATGGKIFGIANIFSHSIDHNDTIITTIGWGVYGFALLLIGYFIFEFLTPRFKIDEEIANDNRAVGFISLVISVGLSYVIGAGIS from the coding sequence GTGGAGAAAATCTGGGAGAATGTGTTGGTGAAGACCGCTGCGAACTACAGCGTCGTCATCCTCTGCCTTGTTCTTTTCCTGGCGGTCTTTGAGCTTGTCACGAAGTATAAGAACTGGGAAGAAATCAAGAAGGGGAATCTTGCCGTGGGCATGGCTACCGGAGGGAAGATCTTCGGGATTGCCAATATCTTCAGTCATTCCATCGATCATAATGATACGATCATCACGACGATCGGATGGGGTGTCTACGGCTTTGCCCTCCTGCTGATCGGTTACTTCATCTTTGAGTTCCTGACACCTAGATTTAAGATCGACGAAGAGATTGCCAATGATAACCGCGCTGTAGGATTTATTTCCCTCGTCATTTCCGTCGGACTATCCTACGTCATCGGCGCAGGAATTTCATAA
- a CDS encoding AMP-binding protein yields the protein MNKPWLAEYPEQIPKEFTLVEKPLQSYLTDAAEKYGGKTAIHFMGKELTYREVHESALKFGSYLKGLGIEKGDRVAIMLPNTPQSVIAYYGILYAEGVVVQTNPLYMEREIEYQMKDSGAKVMLTLDILYPRVTKVMKETELEHIIVTAIKDCLPFPKNWIYPFIQKKQYGIVVKVEPSETIHLYTEIMKGHAGELPVPEAFDFAEDLALLQYTGGTTGFPKGVMLTHQNLVANASMCDIWLYKCRKGEERVLGILPFFHVYGMTAVMVLSIMQGYTLILLPKFDATTTLKTIQKQKPTLFPGAPTIYIGLLNHPDLKKYDLSSIDSCISGSASLPVEVQQQFESVTGGKLVEGYGLTESSPVTHSNFLWDKERVKGSIGVPWPNTDSVILSMETGEPLPPNEIGEIAVKGPQVMKGYWNRPEETEQTLKDGWLLTGDVGYMDERGYFFVVDRKKDMIIAGGFNIYPREIEEVLYEHPAIQEVVAAGVPDAYRGETVKAYVVLKEGETLTEEELNVYARKYLAAYKVPRIYEFRKELPKTAVGKILRRALVEEERVKLEEEKKLS from the coding sequence ATGAATAAACCCTGGCTCGCTGAATACCCCGAGCAGATTCCGAAGGAGTTTACGCTGGTGGAGAAACCGCTTCAGAGCTATCTGACTGACGCGGCGGAGAAATATGGCGGGAAAACCGCGATCCATTTCATGGGCAAGGAGTTGACCTACAGGGAGGTGCATGAATCGGCTCTCAAATTCGGTTCTTACCTGAAAGGACTCGGGATCGAAAAAGGAGACCGGGTCGCCATCATGCTCCCGAACACGCCGCAATCGGTCATCGCCTACTATGGCATCCTCTATGCCGAGGGAGTCGTCGTGCAGACGAATCCACTGTATATGGAGCGCGAGATCGAGTACCAGATGAAGGACTCGGGTGCAAAGGTGATGCTGACCCTGGATATCCTCTATCCGAGGGTCACGAAGGTGATGAAGGAAACCGAGCTTGAACACATAATTGTAACCGCTATCAAGGATTGTCTCCCCTTCCCTAAAAATTGGATTTATCCATTCATCCAGAAGAAACAGTACGGCATCGTCGTCAAAGTGGAACCATCGGAAACGATCCATCTTTATACGGAGATCATGAAGGGCCATGCAGGGGAACTTCCGGTACCGGAGGCGTTTGATTTTGCAGAAGATCTAGCTCTCCTTCAGTATACGGGAGGGACAACGGGGTTCCCGAAAGGGGTCATGCTCACCCATCAAAACCTTGTGGCGAATGCGTCCATGTGTGATATCTGGCTCTATAAATGCCGGAAGGGTGAAGAAAGGGTCCTTGGCATCCTCCCATTCTTCCACGTCTATGGGATGACAGCCGTCATGGTGCTATCCATCATGCAGGGGTATACCCTTATCCTCCTTCCTAAATTCGATGCCACCACGACCTTGAAGACAATCCAAAAACAAAAGCCGACCCTGTTTCCCGGAGCACCGACGATCTATATCGGATTGCTGAATCATCCGGATCTCAAGAAGTACGATCTCTCCTCCATCGATTCGTGCATCAGCGGAAGTGCATCGCTCCCCGTCGAGGTGCAGCAACAGTTCGAGAGTGTCACAGGCGGAAAGCTCGTCGAAGGATATGGTCTGACGGAATCATCGCCGGTCACACATTCCAACTTCCTGTGGGATAAGGAGAGGGTGAAGGGAAGCATCGGCGTCCCTTGGCCGAATACCGACAGCGTCATCCTGTCCATGGAAACGGGGGAACCGCTGCCGCCGAATGAAATCGGTGAGATCGCCGTGAAGGGACCGCAGGTGATGAAAGGGTACTGGAACCGCCCTGAAGAAACCGAGCAGACGCTGAAGGACGGCTGGCTCCTCACAGGTGACGTCGGCTATATGGATGAACGCGGATACTTCTTCGTGGTGGACCGCAAGAAGGATATGATCATCGCCGGAGGCTTCAATATCTACCCGCGGGAAATCGAAGAAGTCCTGTACGAACACCCTGCCATCCAGGAAGTCGTCGCAGCCGGAGTGCCTGATGCCTACCGGGGGGAAACCGTAAAAGCATATGTCGTCCTCAAAGAAGGGGAGACCCTTACAGAGGAAGAGCTCAACGTGTACGCCAGGAAATATCTTGCCGCGTATAAAGTCCCGAGGATTTATGAGTTCAGGAAAGAGCTCCCGAAAACAGCTGTCGGAAAGATCCTCCGCAGAGCGCTGGTGGAAGAAGAACGCGTCAAGCTGGAAGAAGAGAAGAAATTAAGTTAA
- a CDS encoding YslB family protein: MEQKKEEVVESQSVPIFGYELIRDLLLPDILGKHTPDILYWGGKQLARKFPLPSNDELISFFREAGWGDLAIIDQKKNEITFELSGEFVKRRNSLKSDASFKLETGFLAEFVQMQNKFVTEATDELHKRNQTVKITAVWDDKDRVE, translated from the coding sequence TTGGAACAGAAAAAAGAAGAAGTCGTAGAGTCCCAGTCCGTTCCCATCTTCGGATATGAACTGATACGCGATCTGCTGCTACCCGATATCCTCGGGAAACACACACCCGATATTCTTTACTGGGGCGGAAAACAGCTTGCCAGGAAATTCCCCCTGCCATCCAATGATGAACTGATATCTTTCTTCCGTGAAGCAGGATGGGGAGATCTCGCCATCATCGACCAGAAGAAGAACGAAATCACGTTCGAACTCAGCGGGGAATTCGTCAAGCGCCGCAATTCATTGAAATCGGATGCCTCCTTCAAATTGGAAACGGGCTTCCTTGCCGAATTTGTCCAAATGCAGAATAAATTCGTCACAGAAGCGACTGATGAACTACATAAGCGAAACCAGACCGTCAAGATCACAGCTGTCTGGGATGACAAAGACCGGGTCGAATGA
- the uvrC gene encoding excinuclease ABC subunit UvrC has translation MNTMISNKLALLPDQPGCYLMKDRQGTIIYVGKAKVLKNRVRSYFTGSHDAKTQRLVGEIEDFEYIMTSSDLEALVLEMNLIKKYDPKYNVMLKDDKSYPFIKLTNERHPRLITTRKVQRGKGRYFGPYPNAGAANETKKLLDRLYPLRKCTTLPDRACLYYHMGQCLAPCIKEVNNETYREMTDEIARFLNGGYKEIKEQLSVKMQEASEKMEFERAMEFRDQIQHIEATMEKQKMTMTDFTDRDVFGYGIDKGWMCVQVFFVRQGKLIERDVSLFPIYNEPEDEFLTFLGQFYSKSNHFKPKEIFLPEGIDVELVEKLLEVRTVQPKRGKKKELVRLAEKNAKQALNEKFALIERDEDRTIKAVERLGEQMGIYTPFRIEAFDNSNIQGSDPVSAMIVFLDGKPAKKEYRKYKIKTVTGPDDYESMREVIRRRYARVLKEGLPLPDLIVIDGGKGQIEAAREVLENELGLDVPLGGLAKDDKHQTSELLYGNPLQIIPLEKRSQEFYLLQRIQDEVHRFAITFHRQLRGKSAFQSMLDDIDGIGPKRKKQLLKHFGSMKRMKEATLEEFRELGIPERVAMQLHEKLHDNGEKDVDTPK, from the coding sequence GTGAATACAATGATTTCAAATAAATTGGCCCTCTTGCCCGATCAGCCCGGCTGCTACCTCATGAAAGATCGTCAAGGGACGATCATCTACGTAGGAAAGGCCAAAGTGCTGAAAAATCGGGTGCGGTCCTACTTCACCGGGTCCCATGATGCGAAAACCCAGCGCCTCGTCGGTGAAATCGAGGACTTTGAATACATCATGACTTCATCTGACCTCGAAGCACTCGTGCTCGAAATGAATCTGATCAAGAAGTATGACCCGAAATACAACGTCATGCTCAAAGACGATAAAAGCTACCCGTTCATCAAGCTGACCAATGAGCGTCACCCAAGGCTCATCACCACCCGCAAGGTGCAGCGCGGCAAGGGACGGTACTTTGGTCCGTATCCGAATGCAGGAGCCGCGAACGAAACGAAAAAATTGCTCGATCGCCTGTATCCACTGCGAAAATGTACCACGCTGCCGGACAGGGCATGCCTATACTACCATATGGGACAATGCCTGGCGCCGTGCATCAAGGAAGTGAATAATGAAACGTACCGCGAGATGACGGATGAAATCGCCCGTTTCCTGAATGGCGGCTATAAGGAAATCAAGGAACAGCTTTCCGTGAAGATGCAGGAAGCCTCTGAAAAGATGGAATTCGAGCGTGCCATGGAATTCAGGGATCAGATCCAGCATATCGAGGCAACGATGGAAAAACAAAAGATGACCATGACGGATTTCACCGATCGCGATGTGTTCGGTTACGGCATTGACAAGGGCTGGATGTGCGTCCAGGTGTTCTTCGTGCGGCAAGGGAAACTCATCGAACGGGATGTTTCCCTGTTCCCGATCTATAATGAACCGGAGGATGAGTTCCTTACATTCCTCGGCCAGTTTTATTCCAAGTCCAATCACTTCAAACCGAAGGAAATTTTCCTCCCGGAAGGAATCGATGTGGAACTCGTGGAGAAACTCCTTGAAGTAAGGACCGTCCAGCCGAAGCGCGGGAAGAAGAAGGAACTGGTGCGCCTTGCCGAGAAAAATGCCAAGCAGGCACTGAACGAGAAGTTTGCCCTGATCGAACGGGATGAAGACCGTACGATCAAAGCGGTCGAAAGACTCGGTGAACAGATGGGCATTTATACACCGTTCCGGATCGAGGCATTCGATAACTCCAATATCCAGGGATCGGACCCCGTCTCGGCCATGATCGTGTTCCTGGACGGGAAGCCGGCTAAGAAGGAATACCGGAAGTATAAGATCAAGACCGTCACCGGACCGGATGACTATGAATCCATGAGGGAAGTGATCCGGAGAAGGTATGCGAGGGTATTGAAAGAAGGACTGCCCCTCCCTGACCTGATTGTCATCGATGGCGGGAAGGGACAGATCGAAGCGGCCCGGGAAGTGCTGGAGAATGAACTGGGTCTTGATGTTCCTCTAGGCGGCCTCGCAAAGGACGACAAGCATCAGACATCGGAACTGCTGTACGGGAATCCCCTCCAGATCATTCCTTTAGAGAAACGGAGCCAGGAATTTTATCTGCTTCAGCGCATACAGGATGAAGTCCACCGGTTCGCCATCACCTTCCATCGACAGCTCAGGGGGAAGAGTGCGTTCCAATCCATGCTGGACGATATTGATGGAATCGGTCCGAAGCGTAAGAAACAGCTGTTGAAACATTTCGGATCGATGAAACGGATGAAGGAAGCAACCTTGGAAGAGTTCAGGGAGCTCGGGATCCCGGAGCGTGTCGCCATGCAACTTCATGAAAAACTTCATGATAATGGTGAAAAGGACGTTGATACCCCAAAATGA
- the trxA gene encoding thioredoxin, whose protein sequence is MAITHATDQNFTAETNSGLVLADFWAPWCGPCKMIAPVLEELDSEMGEKVKIVKVDVDENQETAGKYGVMSIPTLVILKDGEVVDKVIGFQPKEALAELVNKHA, encoded by the coding sequence ATGGCTATTACACATGCAACTGATCAAAACTTCACAGCTGAAACAAACTCTGGTCTCGTACTTGCGGACTTCTGGGCTCCATGGTGTGGACCTTGTAAAATGATCGCTCCAGTACTTGAAGAATTGGACAGCGAAATGGGCGAAAAAGTAAAAATCGTCAAAGTAGACGTGGACGAAAACCAAGAAACAGCAGGAAAATACGGCGTAATGAGCATCCCGACTCTCGTTATCCTAAAAGACGGAGAAGTCGTAGATAAAGTCATCGGTTTCCAACCGAAAGAAGCACTTGCTGAACTAGTCAACAAACACGCGTAA
- a CDS encoding electron transfer flavoprotein subunit alpha/FixB family protein has translation MARKVVVLGEVRDGSLRNVSFEAIAAAKTVAEGGEVVGVLVGQSVGSLGQELVHYGADRVITVEDEKLAQYTPDGYSQALMAVIEQESPEGIIFGHTALGKDLSPKLAGKLKTGLVSDATDLELAGGNLVFTRPIYSGKAFEKKIVTDGVIFATIRPNNIEPLAKDESRTGDVASLSVDIKDLRTIIKDVVRKASEGVDLSEAKVIIAGGRGVKSEDGFNPLKELADVLGGAVGASRGACDADYCDYSLQIGQTGKVVTPDLYIACGISGAIQHLAGMSNSKVIVAINKDPEANIFNVADYGIVGDLFEVVPLLTEEFKKLKVSSS, from the coding sequence ATGGCAAGAAAAGTAGTAGTACTTGGTGAAGTTCGGGACGGATCATTGCGTAATGTATCTTTCGAGGCCATTGCGGCAGCGAAGACGGTAGCGGAAGGCGGAGAAGTCGTAGGCGTGCTCGTCGGCCAATCGGTGGGTAGCCTCGGTCAAGAATTGGTCCACTATGGAGCGGACCGTGTCATCACCGTCGAAGATGAAAAGCTGGCCCAATATACGCCGGATGGCTATTCACAGGCGTTGATGGCTGTGATCGAACAGGAATCTCCGGAGGGGATCATCTTCGGCCATACGGCACTAGGGAAAGATCTCTCACCGAAGCTCGCAGGCAAACTGAAGACCGGTCTCGTATCCGATGCAACCGATTTGGAACTGGCAGGTGGGAATCTTGTTTTCACAAGACCGATCTATTCTGGGAAAGCCTTTGAGAAAAAAATCGTAACGGACGGAGTGATCTTTGCAACGATCCGACCGAATAATATCGAGCCATTGGCAAAGGATGAGTCACGCACAGGTGACGTGGCTTCCCTATCCGTGGATATCAAGGATCTGCGAACGATCATCAAGGATGTCGTCCGCAAAGCAAGCGAAGGGGTCGACCTGTCAGAGGCAAAAGTCATCATCGCAGGAGGACGCGGCGTGAAGAGTGAAGACGGGTTCAACCCCCTCAAAGAACTTGCCGACGTCCTTGGCGGTGCCGTCGGGGCATCAAGGGGTGCGTGTGATGCAGACTACTGCGATTACTCCCTTCAAATCGGGCAAACCGGCAAAGTCGTCACACCGGATCTTTACATCGCCTGCGGGATTTCCGGAGCGATCCAGCATCTTGCGGGAATGTCCAACTCCAAGGTCATTGTCGCCATCAACAAAGACCCGGAAGCGAACATCTTCAATGTAGCCGACTATGGGATCGTAGGGGACCTGTTCGAAGTGGTACCTCTCCTCACGGAAGAATTCAAAAAGCTGAAAGTTTCTTCTTCCTGA
- a CDS encoding aspartate kinase has translation MGIIVQKFGGTSVGSVERIQHVASRVVEEKEKGNDVVVVVSAMGKTTDALVGMAKEICSQPSKREMDMLLSTGEQVTISLLTMALIQVGQDAISFTGWQAGIETESIHSNARITNIHTEKLASHLNEGKVVIVAGFQGMTASGEITTLGRGGSDTTAVAIAAALKAERCDIYTDVDGVYTSDPRYIKGARKLSSISYDEMLELANLGAGVLHPRAVEFAKNYQIPLEVRSSIERIEGTYIEEEASMEQNLVVRGVAFENEITRVTVFGLNNALKGLSSIFTTLAEHHLNVDIIIQSQTEQNTTNLSFSIKGHDLEETLEVLEQHKESLGFTHVEHEGGLSKVSIVGSGMISNPGVAAEMFEVLADNGITIKMVSTSEIKVSVVVDEDLMNKAAQVLHSSFHLDEVKVEEITL, from the coding sequence TTGGGTATAATCGTTCAGAAATTTGGCGGAACTTCGGTGGGATCAGTGGAACGAATTCAGCATGTGGCTTCACGTGTGGTGGAAGAGAAGGAAAAGGGGAATGACGTCGTCGTCGTCGTTTCCGCAATGGGAAAAACGACGGATGCCCTTGTAGGCATGGCAAAGGAAATCTGCTCGCAGCCGAGCAAACGTGAAATGGATATGCTTCTGTCTACAGGAGAGCAGGTGACCATCTCACTATTGACGATGGCCCTTATCCAAGTCGGCCAGGATGCCATTTCGTTTACGGGCTGGCAGGCCGGGATCGAGACGGAGTCCATCCACAGCAATGCCAGGATCACCAATATCCACACGGAAAAATTGGCATCCCATCTGAATGAAGGGAAGGTCGTCATCGTGGCAGGATTCCAGGGAATGACTGCATCAGGAGAAATCACCACCCTTGGCCGGGGCGGATCCGATACGACGGCCGTCGCCATCGCAGCAGCCCTGAAGGCGGAACGCTGCGATATTTATACGGACGTAGATGGGGTTTACACATCCGACCCCCGTTATATAAAAGGAGCCAGGAAGCTTTCCAGTATCTCCTATGATGAAATGCTGGAGCTTGCCAATCTTGGGGCGGGCGTCCTCCATCCGAGGGCCGTGGAATTTGCCAAAAACTATCAGATTCCATTGGAAGTCCGTTCAAGCATCGAGAGGATCGAAGGTACTTATATTGAGGAGGAAGCAAGCATGGAACAAAATCTAGTTGTACGCGGCGTAGCGTTCGAGAATGAAATCACAAGGGTGACGGTCTTCGGTCTGAATAATGCGTTGAAGGGGCTGTCATCGATCTTCACCACACTGGCGGAGCATCACCTGAATGTCGATATCATCATCCAGAGTCAAACAGAACAAAATACGACCAATCTGTCGTTCTCCATCAAAGGGCATGATCTTGAAGAGACCCTCGAGGTCCTTGAACAGCACAAAGAATCCCTCGGCTTCACCCATGTGGAACATGAAGGGGGACTGTCGAAGGTATCCATCGTCGGATCGGGCATGATCTCGAATCCTGGTGTCGCAGCAGAAATGTTCGAAGTGCTCGCAGATAACGGGATCACCATCAAGATGGTGAGCACATCTGAAATCAAAGTATCCGTCGTCGTGGACGAGGATCTCATGAATAAAGCGGCACAGGTGCTGCACTCCTCCTTCCATCTTGATGAAGTGAAAGTGGAAGAAATCACTCTGTGA
- a CDS encoding enoyl-CoA hydratase yields MENLSWTLEGNVASVLIQRPPANALASGLISEIDALLNELEGNRDVRVILLKGEGRFFSAGADIKEFTTIETGEEFSKLAARGQEVFERMENFPKPIIAAIHGAALGGGLELAMGCHIRLVSENAKLGLPELQLGLVPGFAGSQRLPKFVGRAKAAEMLLTSEPISGTEAVQWGLANKAYPEEELFEKASELAAKIAKKSPVAMKAAIELLSYTKDDRFYAGVKREADMFGEIFVSEDAKEGISAFIEKREPHFKG; encoded by the coding sequence ATGGAGAATCTTTCGTGGACACTGGAAGGGAATGTAGCATCCGTGCTCATTCAGAGACCCCCTGCCAATGCGTTGGCAAGCGGGCTCATTTCTGAAATAGATGCTCTATTGAATGAGCTTGAGGGGAACCGGGATGTCCGGGTCATCCTCTTGAAGGGAGAAGGCCGATTCTTCTCTGCGGGAGCCGATATCAAGGAATTCACCACCATCGAGACCGGAGAAGAGTTCTCGAAGCTCGCCGCAAGAGGACAGGAAGTATTCGAGCGCATGGAAAACTTCCCGAAACCGATCATTGCCGCCATTCACGGTGCTGCACTGGGAGGCGGACTCGAGCTTGCCATGGGATGTCATATCCGTCTCGTGAGTGAGAACGCAAAGCTTGGTCTTCCCGAGCTCCAGCTTGGACTTGTGCCAGGTTTCGCCGGCTCACAGCGGCTGCCGAAATTCGTCGGGCGCGCCAAAGCAGCGGAGATGCTCCTGACAAGTGAGCCGATCTCAGGGACCGAAGCGGTGCAATGGGGCCTTGCCAATAAGGCGTACCCTGAAGAGGAACTTTTTGAAAAGGCTTCGGAGCTTGCGGCGAAAATCGCGAAGAAGAGTCCGGTGGCCATGAAGGCTGCCATCGAATTGCTCAGCTACACAAAAGATGACCGATTCTATGCAGGCGTGAAGCGTGAAGCCGATATGTTCGGTGAAATCTTCGTCTCAGAGGATGCCAAGGAAGGGATATCCGCCTTCATTGAAAAACGCGAACCCCATTTCAAAGGGTAG
- a CDS encoding electron transfer flavoprotein subunit beta/FixA family protein, with amino-acid sequence MNIYVLLKRTFDTEEKISIQNGRIAEDGAEFIINPYDEYAVEEAIQVRDNHGGDVTVITVGGEESEKQLRTALAMGADKAVLINTEDDLDHGDQFTTATILAEYLKDQEVDLILAGNVAIDGGSGQVGPRVAEQLDIPFVTTITKLEIAGETVTVTRDVEGDSEVIETSLPLLVTAQQGLNEPRYPSLPGIMKAKKKPLEELELDDLDLEEEDVEAKTKTIEIYLPPKKEAGRVLEGDVAVQVSELVQLLRTEAKVI; translated from the coding sequence ATGAACATCTATGTACTGTTGAAAAGAACGTTTGACACGGAAGAGAAGATCTCGATCCAAAATGGACGCATTGCAGAAGACGGCGCAGAGTTCATCATCAATCCGTACGATGAATATGCCGTGGAGGAAGCGATCCAGGTCCGTGACAATCACGGGGGAGATGTAACCGTTATCACGGTCGGTGGGGAAGAGAGCGAGAAGCAGCTCAGGACAGCTTTGGCCATGGGTGCCGATAAAGCCGTCCTCATCAATACAGAAGATGATCTCGACCATGGTGACCAATTCACGACGGCGACAATCCTCGCTGAATACTTGAAAGATCAGGAAGTCGATCTGATCCTGGCGGGCAATGTGGCCATCGACGGAGGATCCGGACAGGTGGGGCCAAGGGTGGCAGAACAACTGGATATCCCGTTCGTCACCACCATTACAAAGCTTGAAATCGCTGGTGAAACCGTAACGGTAACGCGTGACGTCGAGGGAGACTCCGAAGTGATCGAAACATCCCTTCCCCTCCTTGTCACAGCTCAGCAAGGGTTGAACGAGCCGCGCTACCCTTCGCTTCCGGGAATCATGAAAGCCAAGAAAAAGCCTCTTGAAGAGCTTGAACTGGATGATCTTGATCTGGAAGAAGAGGACGTGGAAGCGAAAACGAAAACAATCGAAATTTATCTTCCGCCGAAAAAAGAGGCCGGCAGGGTGCTCGAAGGAGATGTGGCCGTACAGGTGAGCGAACTGGTACAGCTACTCCGCACGGAAGCGAAAGTTATCTAA
- a CDS encoding TetR/AcrR family transcriptional regulator, with translation MKRNKPKYKQIIDAAVIVIAENGYHQAQVSKIAKQAGVADGTIYLYFKNKEDILISLFKEKMGLFVDKIEEVIAGKQTVSEKLLVMIENHCKILSDDHHLAIVTQLELRQSNKEIRLKINDVLKGYLKLIDTILVSGVESGEFAADLDVRLARQMIFGTLDEMVTTWVMNEQKYDLTAQVPTIHKLLLQGCGGRNTISLGG, from the coding sequence ATGAAGCGAAATAAACCAAAATATAAACAGATCATCGATGCCGCGGTCATTGTGATTGCAGAAAACGGCTACCATCAGGCGCAGGTTTCCAAGATCGCCAAGCAGGCAGGAGTGGCGGACGGGACGATCTATCTTTATTTCAAAAACAAAGAAGACATCCTGATTTCCCTCTTCAAAGAAAAGATGGGCCTGTTCGTGGATAAAATCGAGGAAGTTATTGCAGGAAAACAGACAGTTTCAGAGAAATTATTAGTAATGATCGAAAATCATTGTAAGATCCTGTCGGATGATCATCACCTGGCCATCGTGACACAGCTGGAACTCCGGCAATCCAATAAGGAGATCCGTCTCAAGATCAATGATGTCCTGAAAGGATATCTGAAGCTGATCGATACCATCCTGGTCAGCGGAGTGGAGTCAGGCGAGTTTGCAGCGGATCTCGATGTAAGGCTTGCACGGCAGATGATCTTCGGCACGCTGGATGAAATGGTCACCACCTGGGTGATGAATGAACAGAAATATGATCTGACGGCCCAGGTACCGACGATCCACAAGCTGCTGCTTCAAGGATGCGGCGGCAGGAACACAATCAGTTTAGGGGGATGA